Within the Medicago truncatula cultivar Jemalong A17 chromosome 4, MtrunA17r5.0-ANR, whole genome shotgun sequence genome, the region atgacctgataaagaaaaaaaatttgcttGAACTAGTGTGACACTTGCCACACCATGCCATTGTCATGACCAGGTCCGCCCATGGATGTACGAAAAAAATTACAACCTAATTTAATTTCTATATAAGCCAATTCATATTAGTGTAAAGAAAAAACCATCTTAAAAATATCACTATAATCGaatttatgatttttcaaattGTAACAATTAAAGTAATAATCTATCTTTTTCTAGAgaaatttgtcttttttgttaTAAACAAGAATTTCAAAGTTATGATTGACTAAAAGTGTAAAGATAAAACATAAgaattaaatcaattttttaacaaaaaaaaaaactcagtttCCACCACAAGTTATAGCATGTTTGCTAGAGCGGTGGAAATGAAAAAAACCACGTTTTTTCAGAAGCTAAAAAAGTTAGCTTCTTTATTTTCACGTTTGTCTTGCCTTGGGAAGCTATATTTGATCCTAAcgtgattttaaaatcaaatccaAACAGGCATTTAAATCCATCTAACATTTCCACTTCATGCTATTTTAGTAATAGAAGTCCGACACAAGTAGTAGATACATATCGCGACTAAAATATCAGGACACTAAGTTTGATTCCTAATAATAAGTCAAAATATATACTCTCATTGGATTGACAGCCTTCATAAACGAGTAAAAATCATGTGTGgcataatttgaatttgaacccATAAGCCTTCATATACTCTCATTGAACCCATAAGCATCAAGAATTGACAGCCTTCATATACTCTCATTGAATCCATAAGCCTCAAGAATTTGAACTTCAGTATGTGATTGGATCTAAAGTGTTTTGGCTTCCATAAACGAGTAAAAATCATGTGTGGCATAATTTAATACTCGTACGATTATATATTGTCTAGAGAAGTAAGCATTGATATTGCACATCACAAAACCCACAGTTAGTTTACTACACCTATGTTGCGAGAGGAACTTAAAATCGTCATTCCTTTATTTGGGTAAAGGACAATTCTGATGAAATCTTCTTTCCTTGGCTCACAGTAGTGGAAGAGTTCTCTCAATAACCGTCCTCCTAGATATTTAAATTTCTACTTCTCCAAATGTTCAACAAATCATTACCCACACTTGCTTATCCTCGTGGACTCAATAGTATTTTCACAAGAGTGAAGACCTAAAATGactcttgaaaagaaaaaaaaaaaccatttatttctatttcttaaaaattgaaattacaattgtttttcatcaaaatttcatttctaAATCAACTCATTTTTTTATCAGTGTTAAAATATCTCAATTTAAGTGACATGTGCGATTTTTGAGAAGAGGGTGAGGgcaacaattttattaaatcTATTTTGTGGCAACACCTATTTATTTACTTTGAAAGTCCCTGTCAAATGTCACGAACTTGTATGTTTATGTAATGGAATTTAGAGCATAGTTTTCTTTTCCGCTGGAACGATAACCTGAATTAGTAAATTCAGTTTCATTGTATCAAAATGTCATATTCAATTACAATCCAATTCAGTCATATATTCTCATCAAAGAATTGAGTTTAACagtttaaacaaatttaattgtaccaattaaaaaaatatgaaactaaaatcaatcaaaaaactATTCAAGaactaaaatcataaatgattCAAACTAAAAAGACCACAAGTGTTATACACCAGAACATTGTTCTTTCCACATTCAGGAAACACTAAGCATTTGACTCATCTAAGATATGTTCGGAAACAGGTGCCAATACCCAAACGCACATAGTTTCAACTCAAACCTAATATTGAAACAAACACAAAGCAAAACTAGTGACACACGAGGCCTCCAAAAATACTAAAGAGTAGTTAGTaaagtgagaaaaaaaatcaagggtCGAAACTTCAATTACCCGTGATTTGTTATGCAAATGCATATAATATCAACCATTAATCGGTTCTCCAACGGTTGATATTACTCACTTTACTTTGTTACTCACTCTAGAGAAATTCAGATGCTTCTACTGCTAATTACAACCTCTGCACCTGtggggaaaaagaaaaaaaaaaataccaccaAAATAACAGGAAGATCAGTCACAATTTTCAGAACGTCCCTTCTCATGTTTCTGAACCTTCTACCAGTCCAAAGAGAGATTGGCATGTGAGCTCTTGACAAACACTCAAGCCATCTTTTGTTCACAAGTAGCAAATGAAGCATTGTCATTGCGAGCAGGAATGTTGAAAAATTGACAGACTCATCTTTAACTTCAGTAGGAAAGGACTTGTTGCAATCTTTTGAAATTAGCTTTGCAGTATTGGAACCTCTGTCAGCACATaggaactttttttttggcAGTATCGGTACATCTGTCAGCACATGTgaccttataaaaaaattgtgctaCTGAGAAGTTGAATGCAGTCATCATGTGCCTAGAGATACCGATTCTACATGCAAGCCTCGATGTGACAAGAAGTTTCAATTGGAGCGTTTTCACTACCAGAGCTCCCTAAATATTCAGATCCATCTTTAGCTTCAACGGAGAAGGAGCCACAATCTTTTGGCATTTTGTCATTGGCATTAATACACCTGTCAGCACATATGATCTTGTCTACATTATGTTCTTGACAAATTGCATTCAATGATTCTGTCTCCAAAGATGCTGATTTTATATTATCCATCATACATGAACCTTCCttgccgaccccacttagtgggataaggcttggttgttgtatCATACATGAACCATCCTTGGTATGAGAGCCATCTTCATTGCAAGAAGCTGAGGACAAAACCTTTTGGTGATTTTTGTTATCCGCACATTCTGATCCATCATTTAGTGCATGAAGAGTGCCAACATTTGCTTTTTCTTGAGAAACTGCATGCAATGATTCTGTCTTCAGAGATGCTTCTTTCACATTAACCATCATCCGTGACCCTTCCTTGGTATGAGAACTCTCTTCATTCCAAGAAGTTGAGGGCAAAGCCTTTTGGTGGTTTTTGTTATCCACACATTCTGGTCCATCATTTAATCCAGGAAGGGTGTCAGCAATTGCTTTTTCTTGACAAACTGCATGCAATGATTCAATCTTCAGAGATGCTTCTTTTACATTATCCACCATACATGAACCTTCCTTGGTACAAGAACTCTCTTCATTGCAAGAAGCTGAAGACAAAACCTTTTGGTGATTTTTGTCATCCGCACATTCCGGTCCATCAATTAATGCATGAACAGTGCTAACATTCACTTTTTCTAGACAAATTGTATGCAATGATTCCATCTTCAGAGATGCTACTTTTTCTAGACAACTGTCTTCATTGCAAGAAGCTGAGAACAAAACCTTTTGGTCATTTTTGCTATCCACACATTCTGATCCATCATTTAATGCAGGAAAGGTGCCAGCGTTTGCTTTTTCTTGACAAAGTGCATGCAATGATTCCGTCTTCAGAGATGCTGCTTTTACATTATCCACCATACATGAACTTCCCTTGGTATGAGAACTCTCTTCATTGCAAGAAGCCGAGGACAAAAACTTCTGGTGAGGTTTGTTATCCACACATTCTGATCCATCATTTAATTCAGGAAGGGTGCCAACATTTGCTTTTTCTTGACAAATTGCACGCAACGATTCCTTCTCCAGAGATGCTGCTTCTACATTATCCATCATACATGAACCTTCCTTGTTATGAAAACTCTCGTCACTGCAAGAAGCTGAGAACAAAACCTTTTGGTGGTTTTTATTATCTGCACATTCTGACCCATCAAATAATGTAGGAAGGGCGCCAACGTTCGCTTTCTCTCCTCCACTGAAGATAAATTCTGTGGCGTGGCTACTATTCTTAACTTCAGATTGTGTTTGATAATTGATGTTTTGAATTTCAGCATCTgttttaacatcataatcacacTGGTTCACCAATGTACATCCACTTCCAATAACATCTTTATGATTACGACTTCCATTTGGCAATGATAGTTGTAAATTTTGAGAACCGCCAAGATTAATGTCTTTGTCTTCATAGGATGCActcttgttgaaatttgggcGAATCAACTTTCTTCTCTTTTGCTGCCCAACCACCAAATTCTCACTCTTTTTACTCTCATTGGAGCTTCTCTCAATCTCATCACTATGTTTCCTCACCTTGCTTCGACGCTTGAAATCAACAACTTTGGTTGTTGTATTAGGATTGCCTCCAGTCACAGTTGTGGAATCCGTATTTAGATCATCCAAGGCATTTTCAAAGcaatctctcttcttcttcttcatactACAGGTTTGCGTTTTATACCTCAAACTTTCATCCTCGTTGTGTTCCAAGCCATTCTCCGAGCAATCTCTTTTCTTCGTTTTCAGACTAATGATTCGACCTTTATTCCTCAAACTTTCATCCTCATTGTGTTCCAAGGCATTTTCAGAGCAAtctcttttctcctttttcaaaCTACTTATTTGAGTTTTACTCCTCAAACTTTCATCCTCGTTGTGTTCCAAGGCATTTTCAAAGAGatctctcttcttcctctgaCTGGTGACTTGAGTTTTATTCCTCAAGCTTTCATCCTTGTTGTGTTCCAAGGCATTTTCAAAGCAATCATTCTTCTTGCTCTGACTACTGAGTTGAGTTTTATTCCTCAAACTTTCAGTATTGTTGCGCTGATTGGGTGTTGGTTTTCTTTTTGTCAACCGGTGGCTTTGACTTCGACGAACCATTTCCATCACTTCATCAACTGAAGTAATGGAACCATATTCCTCCTTCTGTGCATTGTTTCTGTTTTCCTGTTTGTTAACATCACGTGCATAAGATATACGAGAAAACAcactactttttttatttggatgacCATGATTGCTATTTTGAGAATCACCATGACATCCCATATCGTATCCATGATCCAATGAATCGTCATATTGGACTTGAAAATGATCCCAATTTGCTAGAGGAACATCAGAACTTAATGTTCCATTGTTCATTGCTAGTGTTATATCATGACTCGGATATTCTTGCAATGCCATGGGATGAACATTATAGTCCAAATATGATTTGTAATTATCAAACAGCGAAGAAAACGGCTCATGTGTCCTGCCACTATTTCCAATATCTGAAGAAGGGATAGGAGCTGACAAAGACTTTAAGGAAAAAATGTTACTGCGAGCCTCATATAAAGCAGATTCTGACGCCAACTGGCCAGAGTTTTGTATGCATTCCCTGTTGCTACCATACAATACAGAATTTGGAAAACAATCACCAATATTGTGCCATCTGTATTTGTCTTTGAGTTCTGTATGCACAAGTTGTGGTTCCCTACTCGTTGAATTCCTTCCACAGTTGGTTGATGGAGAAAGTCTTTCTGTTATTGACTCAGAACCATTATTAATTCCAAAAGATGGTAGCTGCCTGAAGTTTAAGCCAGGAGCATCAGGATCATACAGAATAGAACTTTCAGCTCCTTGTGTTGCACAGGAAGTGCTTAAATGGAATGGGTGAATCATAGCAGAAGTTGACCTGCGATGATTTTCAACCAAAGAACTTTGCTCTAAATTAGGCCTGTTGTAGAAGACAGGCAGATCGACATTGGAATCATGTAAACTAGGAGTATCATCCGAAAATATCATCCTCTGACCACTCTTTCTTAGGTCTTCACCCATCAACCTATCACTAATTGATGACCTGCCATCACCATGAACTCTAACATCATCAGAAGGAATGTCGACGTATCCACCTACACTGTATGGCCTGAGCATATAATCGTTGTTCTCAAGAGACGTAAACCTGCTGTCATCTTTTCTTGCCAAATAATCACCAACATACCCATTTGCAGTATCCAGAGAGAGTTTGGCAGCATAGTTATCTAAATAATCTGCATTGTTGTGTG harbors:
- the LOC11445213 gene encoding uncharacterized protein, encoding MRVNDNHNNNARGKDPVFGAIFIANSESRRECFKKGLFGLPSSYIPFVEKIKPDMALFLFDYEKKLLHGVFKATSKGGSNIDPKAFTSLGIQYPAQVKFTEIWKCKPLPEKIFRDAIRENYFAANKFNFGLSGDQVNKLLHLFDMNKLEPEVPRRRMSRADDMTSEQYSVGEVGRSFGHGMLDEGVPLEPYSVGEAGRSFGHGMLDENVQNDRVLGDKSSPVLMHNYQGDYSARYNGFSADDILVSKQRRSSELGVDYTSGYVGDYLPLKDESRLAAHNNADYLDNYAAKLSLDTANGYVGDYLARKDDSRFTSLENNDYMLRPYSVGGYVDIPSDDVRVHGDGRSSISDRLMGEDLRKSGQRMIFSDDTPSLHDSNVDLPVFYNRPNLEQSSLVENHRRSTSAMIHPFHLSTSCATQGAESSILYDPDAPGLNFRQLPSFGINNGSESITERLSPSTNCGRNSTSREPQLVHTELKDKYRWHNIGDCFPNSVLYGSNRECIQNSGQLASESALYEARSNIFSLKSLSAPIPSSDIGNSGRTHEPFSSLFDNYKSYLDYNVHPMALQEYPSHDITLAMNNGTLSSDVPLANWDHFQVQYDDSLDHGYDMGCHGDSQNSNHGHPNKKSSVFSRISYARDVNKQENRNNAQKEEYGSITSVDEVMEMVRRSQSHRLTKRKPTPNQRNNTESLRNKTQLSSQSKKNDCFENALEHNKDESLRNKTQVTSQRKKRDLFENALEHNEDESLRSKTQISSLKKEKRDCSENALEHNEDESLRNKGRIISLKTKKRDCSENGLEHNEDESLRYKTQTCSMKKKKRDCFENALDDLNTDSTTVTGGNPNTTTKVVDFKRRSKVRKHSDEIERSSNESKKSENLVVGQQKRRKLIRPNFNKSASYEDKDINLGGSQNLQLSLPNGSRNHKDVIGSGCTLVNQCDYDVKTDAEIQNINYQTQSEVKNSSHATEFIFSGGEKANVGALPTLFDGSECADNKNHQKVLFSASCSDESFHNKEGSCMMDNVEAASLEKESLRAICQEKANVGTLPELNDGSECVDNKPHQKFLSSASCNEESSHTKGSSCMVDNVKAASLKTESLHALCQEKANAGTFPALNDGSECVDSKNDQKVLFSASCNEDSCLEKVASLKMESLHTICLEKVNVSTVHALIDGPECADDKNHQKVLSSASCNEESSCTKEGSCMVDNVKEASLKIESLHAVCQEKAIADTLPGLNDGPECVDNKNHQKALPSTSWNEESSHTKEGSRMMVNVKEASLKTESLHAVSQEKANVGTLHALNDGSECADNKNHQKVLSSASCNEDGSHTKDGSCMIQQPSLIPLSGVGKEGSCMMDNIKSASLETESLNAICQEHNVDKIICADRCINANDKMPKDCGSFSVEAKDGSEYLGSSGSENAPIETSCHIEACM